In a single window of the Acinetobacter tibetensis genome:
- a CDS encoding Glu/Leu/Phe/Val family dehydrogenase, whose protein sequence is MMSLSYEMENSGAWQTYLAQINRVAPYLEEDLIPFINTLKRPKRALIVDVPIVMDDGSIQHFEGYRVQHNLSRGPGKGGIRYHPDVELNEVMALSAWMTIKTAVLNLPYGGAKGGIRVDPRKLSPRELERLTRRFTTEISPIIGPQTDIPAPDVGTNADIMGWMMDTYSTIKGHTVTGVVTGKPVHLGGSLGRVRATGRGVFVTGLEVAKKINLALEGSRIAVQGFGNVGSEAAYLFHKANAKVVCVQDHTGTIFNADGMNVKQLQDYVAIHKGVAGFPDATLIEDEAFWAVEMDILIPAALEGQITPERAQKLTAKLVLEGANGPTYPDAEDILLQRQIMIVPDVLCNAGGVTVSYFEWVQDMASYFWTEEEINERLDKLMIKAVEDVWHTADDKDCSLRTAAYILACERILKARKERGIFPG, encoded by the coding sequence ATAATGTCTTTGTCGTATGAAATGGAAAATAGTGGCGCATGGCAAACCTACCTTGCTCAGATTAACCGTGTAGCACCTTATCTTGAAGAAGACTTAATCCCATTTATCAATACTTTAAAGCGTCCAAAGCGTGCGCTTATTGTCGATGTACCTATTGTTATGGACGACGGTTCTATTCAGCATTTCGAAGGTTACCGTGTACAACACAATTTGTCGCGTGGACCGGGTAAGGGCGGTATTCGTTACCACCCAGATGTAGAACTGAATGAGGTCATGGCCCTCTCAGCGTGGATGACCATTAAAACTGCGGTATTAAATTTACCGTATGGCGGTGCGAAAGGTGGCATTCGAGTCGACCCGCGGAAATTGTCTCCACGTGAACTTGAACGCTTGACGCGTCGTTTTACCACTGAAATTAGCCCAATCATTGGCCCACAAACCGATATTCCAGCGCCAGATGTCGGCACAAATGCGGACATTATGGGTTGGATGATGGATACCTATTCCACGATCAAAGGTCATACCGTCACAGGTGTAGTAACGGGTAAACCTGTGCATTTAGGCGGTTCATTGGGTCGTGTACGTGCTACGGGTCGCGGCGTGTTCGTGACAGGTTTAGAAGTTGCCAAGAAAATTAACTTAGCACTTGAAGGCAGCCGTATTGCGGTTCAGGGCTTTGGTAACGTGGGCAGTGAAGCCGCATACCTCTTCCATAAAGCCAATGCGAAAGTGGTGTGTGTGCAAGACCATACAGGCACGATTTTCAACGCAGACGGTATGAATGTTAAGCAATTGCAAGACTATGTTGCGATTCATAAAGGTGTCGCAGGTTTCCCTGATGCAACGTTAATTGAAGATGAAGCGTTCTGGGCAGTGGAGATGGATATTTTAATCCCGGCTGCGTTAGAAGGTCAGATTACTCCTGAGCGTGCGCAAAAATTGACTGCCAAATTGGTGTTGGAAGGTGCCAATGGTCCAACTTATCCAGATGCAGAAGATATTCTTTTACAACGTCAAATCATGATTGTTCCTGATGTGCTGTGTAATGCAGGCGGTGTAACCGTGAGTTACTTCGAGTGGGTTCAAGACATGGCAAGCTACTTCTGGACTGAAGAAGAAATTAATGAGCGTTTAGACAAGCTCATGATTAAAGCGGTTGAAGACGTTTGGCATACAGCAGATGACAAAGATTGTAGCTTGCGTACCGCAGCGTACATTTTGGCTTGTGAACGTATTTTGAAAGCACGTAAAGAACGAGGAATTTTCCCAGGTTAA
- a CDS encoding Lrp/AsnC family transcriptional regulator — MIIWKIKVNDTDSQILGLLRDNARMSITDIAHKVRVSRNTVQKRIEYLESSGIITGYTVRLKPGSEKNTIRAWMNIMVEGTKTSAVVKELRIDPSVHTLHTTNGKWDLLVELKSDSLESFDKTLERIRTISGIYNTETSILLSTYKA; from the coding sequence ATGATAATTTGGAAAATCAAAGTGAATGATACTGACAGCCAAATTCTAGGTTTACTGCGTGACAATGCTCGTATGTCAATTACCGATATTGCCCACAAAGTGCGCGTTTCTCGGAATACTGTGCAGAAACGAATCGAATATTTAGAATCGAGTGGCATCATTACGGGCTATACCGTCCGCTTAAAACCGGGCAGTGAGAAAAACACCATTCGTGCTTGGATGAATATTATGGTCGAAGGCACCAAAACCAGTGCCGTCGTGAAAGAATTAAGAATTGATCCTTCGGTACATACCCTGCATACCACCAATGGCAAATGGGATTTATTGGTTGAGCTGAAATCGGACAGTTTAGAAAGTTTTGATAAAACCCTAGAGCGCATTCGAACCATTTCTGGCATTTATAATACTGAAACCAGCATTTTACTTTCGACATATAAAGCATAA